From a region of the Alosa sapidissima isolate fAloSap1 chromosome 9, fAloSap1.pri, whole genome shotgun sequence genome:
- the LOC121718540 gene encoding phosphatidylinositol 5-phosphate 4-kinase type-2 beta yields MSSNCTSTGPVSASKTKTKKKHFIGQKVKLFRASEPILSVLMWGVNHTINELSNVPVPVMLMPDDFKAYSKIKVDNHLFNKENLPSRFKFKEYCPMVFRNLRERFGIDDQDYQNSLTRSAPLNSDSQGRFGNRFLSTYDRHFVIKTVSSEDIAEMHNILKKYHQFIVECHGNTLLPQFLGMYRLTVDGVETYMVVTRNVFSHRLTVHRKYDLKGSTVSREASDKEKAKDLPTFKDNDFLNEGQKLQIGDDNKKLFLDKLKRDVEFLATLKIMDYSLLVGIHDVERAEQEEMDVEGAAGDEDDYDADGGPMTGSFGTPPDSPGNPLNFGGFFGPGEFDPSVDVYAIKSHDGVVKKEVYFMAIIDILTHYDAKKKAAHAAKTVKHGAGAEISTVNPEQYSKRFYEFMSNILS; encoded by the exons ATGTCATCCAATTGTACGAGCACAGGGCCGGTGAGCGCCAGCAAaacgaagacgaaaaagaaacattttattGGACAGAAAGTAAAACTTTTCCGTGCAAGCGAACCCATTCTCAGCGTTCTAATGTGGGGTGTCAACCATACG ATCAACGAGCTGAGCAATGTCCCTGTCCCAGTTATGCTAATGCCTGATGATTTTAAAGCCTACAGCAAGATCAAAGTGGACAACCACCTATTTAACAA GGAAAACCTGCCGAGCCGCTTCAAATTCAAGGAGTATTGTCCCATGGTGTTTCGTAATCTGAGGGAACGCTTCGGCATAGATGACCAGGACTACCAG AACTCGTTGACGAGGAGTGCTCCCCTCAACAGTGACTCACAGGGCCGGTTCGGAAACCGCTTCTTGTCCACGTACGACCGGCACTTCGTCATCAAGACCGTCTCCAGCGAGGACATCGCCGAGATGCACAACATCCTCAAGAAATACCACCAG TTCATCGTGGAATGTCACGGCAACACACTGCTCCCGCAGTTCTTAGGGATGTACCGGCTAACAGTTGATGGCGTGGAGACGTACATGGTGGTGACGCGCAACGTCTTCAGCCACCGGCTCACCGTGCATCGCAAATATGACCTGAAG GGGTCTACAGTGTCCAGGGAAGCCAGTGACAAGGAAAAA GCAAAGGACCTTCCAACATTCAAAGATAACGACTTCCTGAACGAAGGCCAGAAGCTCCAGATTGGCGATGACAACAAAAAGTTATTCCTGGACAAGTTAAAACGGGACGTAGAG tTCCTGGCCACGCTGAAGATCATGGACTACAGCCTGCTGGTGGGCATCCATGACGTGGAGAGGGCCGAGCAGGAAGAGATGGACGTGGAGGGCGCCGCCGGCGATGAGGACGACTACGATGCTGATGGCGGGCCCATGACCGGCTCGTTCGGCACCCCGCCCGACAGCCCCGGCAACCCTCTCAACTTCGGCGGCTTCTTCGGGCCCGGCGAGTTTGACCCGTCGGTGGACGTATACGCCATCAAGAGTCACGATG GTGTGGTGAAGAAAGAAGTGTACTTTATGGCCATTATTGACATCCTCACACACTATGATGCGAAGAAGAAAGCTGCACATGCTGCCAAAACTGTGAAACATGGG GCTGGCGCAGAGATCTCCACCGTGAACCCGGAACAATACTCCAAGCGGTTTTATGAGTTCATGTCCAACATCCTCTCCTAG